TCtttttaagcttcaaaataaaaaataaaaaaatggaggaaaatgagaATGACATCTTTTTAAACTCATGCAGTAAgctatatttcatatttaagtaAATTTTAGTTGTGTTAAAAGTTAAAACGATATCTTTGAACTTGTTATTTTATCTTTTGCTTCACCTTAAGCTTTTAATTGAAGTCAAAATCAAGAAACTGCCCTAAATGAGAGCTTAGAATGATTGATCATTTCCCTTAACCTTCTTTCTCCAACGTGCTAATAAAGTAGCTGATCATTACATATTATAATACAAAATTAAAGGCAATTATATTAGccaggagaaagaaaagaaaagaaaaatcatgaaTGAGAATAATAAGGTTTGCCATTGTTGGGTCAGAGATGGCCCTATCCTTGGGACTGCGTATACCATATCAGGAGAGGGAGGCATGTGACATGAATCATGATAGTATAACACCTAAAGGCCAAAGGCCAAAGGTATTCCCCAtccaaagagaaaaacaaaactaaagtgcCAAAGGAATTAAAGAAAGTTGAAAGCAGAAGCACCGTATGTTAGTGTGATGACAAATAGATTTTATAATCAAAACCACCCTTTTGTCTTCCTTCATGTGGATAGGAGAAGAGGGAGGAGTGCCCATGTGTGGCTTGAGTCCATTGTCATCTGCCAAAGCATATAATAACTAAAGGCATCTGTGGGGACCCTTTTGGTCCTTGGAAATTAAGAGGACTCTGGAAAGTTTTTATGAGGGTCTATGACTTCACATGGATCCCAGAGATGCCACCCATGctaattttatccttttttgttttcagaAGATTTATGTAATATGCCCTTCTTTTGCTTGGGAAGACCATGTTTTTTTTACTAGTTACTGAAaagctaccatttttcgattaaGGGTGTTTTTTTGGCACTCATTCAACAGGCACCACCAATAAGATCAGGTAGCATCACAAATATAACTTGGGTTTTCTTGATTTGCAACTCATGCATGCTCCTGTTCAATTTCATTGCTCTATTCTTTATGTATAGGACTGTAAAACGATACGATTGGATCAATTTTTGAAGGAATAATTACTCAAACAATTGAACCAATCTTTTGGTAAtggaaaaattgaattaagcCAAGCTTGTTTAAGGtcaatttaatttgatttagatGATCAGCtgaatttatttttggatttaaaatttttagcctaacccaaaatataatgaatgcatttagaaattaaatgtacTATAGTTAAATAGTAATGAATTACTTTAGtggcattatatatatatatttaaatattaaaaatccaTGGCCAATTAGGAtaagaaattgaaaacaaaagtaataaaattgatttgatttgatttttggtttttggttttcACTTAcaattttaatcttattattttacaCTTCAATTTCGTTCCTTTCTtcttaaatctcatttttttgaTCCAATATATTGTAGATTCCTCCAATGATCcagattttatcatatatattttgggTGATTGAGATTTAAAGCTGGGTAGATACCAACTCAATGCCAGTttggatttcaaattcattataCATGTACTAATAATCATGAGAACAGCCTCATGTTCCCAAAAAAAAGGGAATCGTATTTGTCATCAAGGGCTCTTCACAATGTGAAATATGATTTGAGCCCATAAGGGAGAGGCTGAGGCATGAAACCATGTAAAATGGGGAGATGGCCCTCCACTTTTGGGTGAACCCCACAAAACTCATAACTCAGCACCAAAACGCATGCAGAAACCCACTCAAATGCTGCGAGGTCCATTGCAATTACAAGAGAGGGTCCCCAACTCCAACTCCCCCCATGGTAAAGCCTAAAACCTCAATCTAATCCGAAGGCCATAAACCTCAGCAGCAAAAGACAATTACGGGCGCACAGGGACTCAACCCCACCCCACCTCTCTCAGCAGCCAGCAGACTCAGCACAAGAAACAAAGTGTGACTCAGATATTTAAAATTCATCACCATTAAATGCTTTTTCTTTTGTGCATCAGTCTCTGTGATTGCTGTTGATGTTGTCATGTCTTTGACTCCATGACACCCTCTTAATCTCTCACTCTCTCGTATCAATCGCCTaaattcaattgttttttttttcttttttaataattttttatgggtGTTTTTGCTGATGCCGATGCCCTAAAGGACAACAAAAACTAGACATTTACTGCCTGCTGCTACTACAACTCATGGCTACAACTACAACCCACCTCAAAATCCAAACCCAACCCATTAAACCTAAGCGTCGGAGGTGTCGAGAAACTACCATTTCTGCTACTGCTTCGGCCGTCGCCACCGTTGGTGCCGCTGCCGAGTCGTCTGTTGGCCATTTGGGTCAGGTGGGTCGGAAGCTTGATCCGCCCACTGTGGTGTCTTCTGAGAGTTCTTGGTGTTGTCCCGCTTCTAAACCCTTTCCCGTTGGGCCTCCTCCGCCACCGCCGCCACCACCACTTCCGCGGCTGCCGACGGCGCTTCAGCGTCGTGGGGTCACCTCCTTGAGTTCGAGCCAAGAAACGGAACTAGTTCAGGGCAGCATTGCTTCGTCTCCTTCGGAGTCTCCGTCTCCGTCACTGGCACCGTCGACGTTTAAGATCCGATTCTCGCCGGGCACGAACTCGCCTGTGATGGACTTCACGCCGATTTCAGGGACTGCCATCAACGGCGGGGCCGCCCACGACTCGTTCCCTTCGAGCTTCAGTAAATTCAACTCCGCCCTCACCGCGGGGCTGCTGAACCCAATGTCTCCGCCTCCGCCGCCTCCGTCCGAAAAAACCCGATCGAGCCCGACCCTTTTCGAGATGATGGCGAGCGAGCCGGAATGTCAGCCGAGGCCCCAGATCGCGCCTAGTATGGGCCCCGTATCGGTTCTAAGGCCTCCAATTTCGGTTCAGGACAAGAGTGCGTTGATGATGCAACGAATATCGGAGATTCTAGCGAGTCGCAGTCCCGGAAACCAGTTCAACGACATGTCTTCTAGTGATATAAAGCTGACTTTGAGCTCAAAAGATGGTGTCAGCATTTCCATGAGCGTTCATCGGCAAATCCTTGTGGCTCACAGTAGATTTTTTGCGGCGAAGCTCTCGGATCGGTGGACGAGACAGCAGCAGCGATCTGCGAGTCCCTACATTGTGGAGATTGCGGATTGTGATGATGTTGAGATTTATATTGAAACGCTACGTTTGATGTATTGTAAGGATCTGAGGAAGAAGCTCATGAAGGAAGATGTGTCCAGGGTTCTTGGGATATTAAAGGTGatgatgaaattttattttctctttttgttggGGATTTTATGGCGAAGTTTTGTTAATTTCtatttggttgatgagaaactGAGGGAAAAGTATCGAAACTAATTGAAAAATCTTCCCTCGGAATTGTCTAATgtgattatttttatgatttgtttGGTGGCTTAGAAACTgtaggaaaagaaaggaaactGAAAAGGAAAAGCTCTGGTTAAGACGCCCAATGCAATCATTTTGGTTCTGTTTGGTGGCTAAGAAACTGTACGAGTAGAACTTCATCCTCCTTTGGGGAAAAAATTCACGTAATTGCGCCCAATAACCCGTTTAGCTTAATTGAGTAGGGATTTTCATTTTGGGAAATCAAACAAACACATGTGTGCGTGAAATTGAATTTTCCTTTATGGGGTCCTCAGCTTTCTCAGCAACTAACGATGGGTATGTGTAGGTTTCTGACCTGTTTGATTTTCTTACAACTTAGGTTTCAGCTGCTATCGAGTTTGATGCGGGTGTCTTATCTTGTTTGGAGTACTTGGAAGCGGCTCCATGggctgaagatgaagaagagaagGTGGCTGCTCTGCTATCAGAGCTCCGCCTTGAAGGTGTTGTTGCAGGAGAAGTCCTGAAGAGGGTTTCTGTTGAAATTACTGCTGGAACTGAAGAGagtaatgaaaatgaagaagtgcTTCTCAAGCTTTTGCATGTAGTTCTCGAAGGCAAAGATGAGAAGGCAAGGCGGGAGATGAAAGGATTAGTGTTAAAAATGCTTCGGGAGAATGCTTCTCAGAATGATTTAaggaaggagtctctgtactcAGCTTGTGATGGCTGTTTGGAATTACTTCGCCTCCATTTTTTGCGGGCAGCAGCATCAGACTTGCAGGATGTAGGTCAGATTGCACGCCAAGCTGATAATTTGCATTGgattttggatattttgattGATAGACAGATTGCAGAGGATTTTTTGAAGACGTGGGCATCGCAATCTGAATTGTCTCATGCACACTCTAAAGTCCCTGTAGTTCATAGGTATGAGGTGAGTAGAGTCACTGCTCGGCTGTTTGTTGGGATTGGAAAGGGGCAGCTCTTGGCTTCAAAGGATGCTAGGTGCTTGCTTTTGCAGACTTGGTTGGTGCCATTTTATGATGATTTTGGGTGGATGAGGAGGGCATCGAAGGGCCTTGATCGACACTTAGTTGAGGACGGTCTCAGCAATACCATTCTTACTCTTCCTCTAGCTTGGCAACAGGAAATCTTGCTTGCTTGGTTTGACCGGTTTTTGAATTCTGGTGAAGATTGTCCCAATATACAGAGGGGGTTTGAAGTGTGGTGGAGGAGGGCATTTTGGAGAAGACATGGTAAGACAGAACGGCCTCGACAGTTGCGCATCACAACTGCAACCATTGAGAACTCATGAAACTTAAAGAAGTTATGACTCTGCCCACTGGAACTAGTGAAGTTCAACAATTCCATGATGCATGGGATGATTCTGCTCTGCTGGGTCTGTCCCCAGTTGCCCTCTTGTGATCATGTGGTCCAGATTTGACAATAAATGTTGTTTTTTCAAGGCTTTCCTTTCTGGACTGGATACAGAAATTCTTTGGGGAGGAGTTGAATTTCAGAAGATTTAGAATGATGTGTTTGTTTGATACATATAGCCAGGTTTAGTGTGGAAAAAGATAAGTGTCCCGGTCACAACTTCAATATTATGTTGGGAATAAACTCTATAGAAATTGGCCTTTTCTGTTCACTATGATGCTTATATTAATCTTTTTCTATCTTAccatatttttgaatttggcATTTTAGCAAGACAAGGTTGTTATTCTCACCTTGAATGAAATATCAAATTCGATCATCATTGAGAATTATGTCTCTCAAGGACAAGAACTTTTATCTTGGCAAACCATTATTAATGAGCTTGGACTGGTGGTTAGTTCACAGGGAGCTTGGTAAACCATTCATGGAGTATGATTGGATAATACTGGAAATGCAGGTTGGTACACTCTTCATCAACCTTCAAATCTAATAATCAGTTCTCACCATGTGAAATTCAGTGAAAGCCTGAGTCCACCAATGTGCAGAGACAAAAGGTTCATGAGGGTCTAAGGTAAGCCTTTCTGATCCAAGATTTCCTGTAATTTCATAAGAGCTCATATGAGGTGTTGCAGGTTGAAACTAAAAATATGAGTTTCAGGGGAATTTGATTACAATTTCTTGTGCATCAGAGTGATGGTGAAGTGTGTTTTCTGAGCTTTAATGGAGTTGTAAGTGAAGATGTTCCTTGGAATATGTATGGATTTCACTTTGTTCTCATTTTATACTTGGTAGTTTGAGGATCCAAAAGGAGGTGGGTTTAGGAATAACTTGTCTAGGATGTTGGGTTGTGGGAATATTATTTGCTTTGCCTAGAGGGTTGTGGTTCACAACTTTACAGAAGAGCATTGAATTCCTGCTGTACCAAAACTTCAGAATGTGGTTTTTCCTCTTCTTGGGCGGGCAAAGGCATTTCTGAAGAACAAGCAAGTGTTTGGTTTAATGCAAAGTTGGGTCCGAATCTTGGTGCTCTCCTCTCTAAGTAGCTTTTATCCTGGCATGCATTGAAGAATCTCTGTTTGATTAGCTtctaataaagtgtttttttttttttttttgacattacTTTTTAGATGGTATGCTTTGATTCATACCAAACACCCTCCAGTTGTTCTAACCAGAATCTGGAATTTAGACTGATAACAATAGTAGACCAACTTGTACAATGTGACTCTGATGTTGGCTTATGGTCAAGGATTGCAGTTTGTTGGTGACAAGTTCCATCAAATCTATCCTTACATATGTGGAATTCTGCATCCTCACCTCCAACTTCGTCTACAATTTTGGGCATTGTTTGGTTGaaagaaaggggaaaaagaatatatatatatatatatatatatatatatatatttatttacagttgaaaaaatgtgggaaaaaaaattatttaaaattttaatctttaaatgataatattaatattctacaaaaatcattaaatattgAATACCTGTTGccataaaatgataaaaccacGTGAAGCCCTTTAGCAAAATTATTCGTAGGGCAACGTGAAGCTCTAAGCTTATACAGACCTTTCAAagttaattcaaaataaatagattgaatttgttatatatattttcagaAATTGAAGCAGATGCTTAGCTTAAATAGgtgtaataattttttgttattattattacaaaaatgcatatttatttttcacaaattttatgaAGAGTAAAATAAGGATTTTACCATGTCAATATGAATTTCTCTAGATGATCCAATCCACGTTTGCGAAATTTATCTATTCACCATTGCTTGCATATACGTCAAGCACTGCATTTTCAAGCTTGCCTTCTTGTGAAAGCAACTATCTTCGGAATAATAACAGCCAATTGCAATTTaccttctttattatttttatttatttttttgaatatttgaccccaaaatataaaataaatcataaaattgaGGACAGAAATAAAAGGATCAGTTCGATAACTGATTTTGAAAGTgtgtttcaataaaaaaaaaaaacctcttttttttataacttataaattagaatatatgtttgatgaattttttataaaaaatatttttttaatgattcattttaagaatatattattttttagaataattttagtAGTGTATGGTATCTTTGGGcggataaaattattttttatatttgattttttaaataattattctaaaGATAATTAAGAACGGTATGGaaaattgtttatttaaaaatgatgtcGAAAAATTacgtaaatatatatatgtatatattttagaGTTAAATGACACCATCACAGTCATGATCAGGTGTGTTGACTTGTAGAGGCAAAGACCGGGCAGAGTCCGAGACTGGTGGGGGCATTTCGGGAATATGAAAAGCAAGAGGTGGCATTTCTggaaaaataggggaaaaagCGAGGGCAGTTCGGGGCAAAGGGGTAGAATAAATACGTGGTGAAGGAACACTGCGTTCACACAAAGAGGGAAAGAGTGGGGATTGGGTGAAGAAAAAGGAATAATATAAAGTGTAAGAGAAAAGAGGGAGAAGAGGAAGGGGAAGAAAGAAGCTGAAGGAGAAGACGAAGAAGCAAGCGATCGCATGTGGCGGCGTTGGGAACTGCAAGACTCCATCCGATGATCCTCCGGTGATGATAATGGTACTGAGGACAGTCTcattgttgtttttttgttggAGTTGATTCGATCTGTTGAGCGACGGTTCGTTGGTTTCTTCAGTTGTTGATGCGATCGAGTGGttgtttggttgtgggtttgGTTTGATGTTCTCAGGTACTTTGAAAATCCCTATTAGTCGTTTTGCGATATTTTTTGTTCATGtgcttgtttttctttttgcttggATTGGGAAAACCCTAGCGATCGTTTCGGTTCCGGTGGGGGTTGTTGGAGGAGAAATTTGAAGAGGAGGATGCTTTGCCTTAGTAGACTTTTTCGTTAGATCTATGGTAGCTCTTTTTTTCAAGCAGAGCTTCAGTGTCTAAGGAGTCGCTTGCTTCTTCGTGTCTACTGATGATTCTTGTGCTAGGCGGAGGAGGCGTTGGTGCTGCTTGTTACTGGCGCCCTGTTCATTAAGCGCGGTTCTGTGTAGCCTCGAAAACTAGTTAGTTGGTCATTTTGATGTGTTCTTTGCATCGTCTGGTCGGATCTGGGATTTGTTGCTGTGAATCTGTTTTTGCAGAAATCTCACTTCTTCATCCAGCCACCTATAGATAAATTCTTTAGAAGTGAACTCCAGAAGAGCCACAGGTCTTATAATGCCTGTTTCCAACGGTTTGCTTGAGTTTTCTTCTCACTGTTAGGTTAATTGTCCACAAGTTATGTTGCTCTTTGGATGTGGACTGATGATTGGCCTGGCTTTTGAAGACTTTCTTCTGAGATGCTTAGATCAAGATATGAAATGTTTGATTTCATCCCCTCAACATTTGGCACGGTTTGATGGGCTTGTTTGAACCAATTATAGAGATAGTGTCGAAAGAGGGTACCATTTTTGACTTGAATATATTTGGTTGTAACTCTTGGTTACAAATGACAGGGGATCATGGTGGTTGCATTGTTTGCTTAACCACACACGTCTTCCACCATTGCTCTTTTGTCTTCAAGGGGCTGCCTAGCCTGCCTTCCCTTCAACTGCAGCAATAGTGAAACCTAATGAATTGGTTTACATTGAAAAAGAATTCTTTCTTTCAAGCTAAGTTCCATACCCAGATTTTGCTTCCATCAGTTGATGATGTAGACTCATGATATTAGGTCCTTGTTATGTTGCTTGAAGTTATCCGGTTTTCCTATTGGTTTCCTTATGAAGAATGCCTTATTCCGAATTATAGGCTTTCACAACGTGACTTGCTTGTGGCCTTTAAGTTTAGTTTTCTTGTTCTGTTTTAAAGGCACTGATTTCACAGGTGGCATACTATGGGAGTGTTATCATGAGCTTCTATGCTTTTTTCTAATGATAGTGGTTGGCTGAATAACTACTGCTTATATTCGGTTGTAAATATTGTTTTGGTTGCCGGGCTGGTTCTGATCTAAACATTGAATATTTCACAGGCTGAGTAATCCAGATATCTTGAATTCTATGGAGCTCGTGGTCCTTAACTATTGCTGATCGGGGCAACAATGAGGGGTCCCTACTAATGGTGGGCGTGGAGGGTTGCTTATTGTCATCACATTATGGTTCTCAAATATTTCATACGGTTATATCACAAATATGGATGTGTATATAAATGTTCTAAAGGTCTAAATGGAGGGTTATTACATTGACTTGCAGATTCACTTGTGTACTTGCATTGAGGGGTCAGCCTCTAGTCCTGGACTAAGCAGAAAGCGAGCAGCAACAACATCTTGCAAGACCTGTGGTGGAAAACAATTAGTTAATGGGAGAGGGTCTCCACCTGGTAGCATGCTGAGTACAGTTGGTTTGGAACTTACTAGCCTTATCAATTCTGACTTGACTTGGAAGAAGGCTTCAAAAGGTAGGAGCGCATCCAGACGGGCTAGGAAACCAGTTGCAAGGTGTTCAAAAGCTGGTGGGGAGCTTGTCAATAAGGATCCCAAAAGGGTGGCCATGCCAGTTTCTGAGTCGGAGAAGGTTAACACTAATGTTAACTCattgtttttttccttaaattttattGTCTTAATAGGAAAGCTTATAAGCATAAATACATACACTTAATCACATTAGTAGTATCTTCTCCTTCCATATTGGCAGCTTGGAGTGAGTGTTCTTGGGTGCCGCTTCAGTGAAAAGGCAGAACACATACCAATTAAAAAACGGAGATTTTTGTTCAGGTCTCCTTCACCACCATCTAAAAACTCTTCTCCACGGTCTGAGGAGACCACTGATGATGCTGCTGCTGCTTCTGGTACTGACTTGGGTAAAATTGTTGATACTGAACTTGATTGTGATAGGAAGAACTTGGTCAAGGTAAACGAATTTCCTGGTGCCAATGAAGATTTCTCAGGTATTTCAATACTTGCAGCTGCTGCATGCAGTAGCAGCATGGGAGGAGAAGATGGTTTTGAGGAGGGGGTTTCCCGAGATGGAGAATCTTCTGCACATGAGGGTCCTCTTGATGTTTTGGTGAATAATGAATTATGTTCGTTGTCAAAGGGATTTCCCATGGAAGACCTTGTGAGTTCTGCTAAAGTTTCTACTGAAGAAGCTGGTTCCTGTTCTTCCCCAGTGCCCGAAAAAGAACTTGCTGCCTCATCAAGAACTGAAAATTCCTTACTAAAATGTCAGGCACATGGACAAAACATGGAGGGCACATCTTTTCCAGATAGTCATGTGACTGTGTCACAAGATCTTTTAAGAAATAAGGATGATGAAACAGCTAGAACACATGAGTCTTCCTTGCGAGATGATCGATCACATTGGGATTTAAATACTGCAATGGATGCATGGGAACGTCCTTTTGAGTATCAATGTTGCGATCCTCAGTTTAATGTTGGAGATAGCATCTCTGAAGATGTTGATGATGGTAAGACTAGTGATAAGATGGAGAAGTCTGAAGGCTGTGAATTAGAGAGGGAATCCGGAGGAACCAATGGAAAGATACTGCTGCCAAGTGACTCAAGTGGATTGGCTCAGACTCAAGAATTGAATATAGAGGAACATGGATCTGATTCAGACTCTGGTATTAATGAGTCT
This DNA window, taken from Vitis vinifera cultivar Pinot Noir 40024 chromosome 2, ASM3070453v1, encodes the following:
- the LOC100257094 gene encoding BTB/POZ domain-containing protein At1g63850; amino-acid sequence: MATTTTHLKIQTQPIKPKRRRCRETTISATASAVATVGAAAESSVGHLGQVGRKLDPPTVVSSESSWCCPASKPFPVGPPPPPPPPPLPRLPTALQRRGVTSLSSSQETELVQGSIASSPSESPSPSLAPSTFKIRFSPGTNSPVMDFTPISGTAINGGAAHDSFPSSFSKFNSALTAGLLNPMSPPPPPPSEKTRSSPTLFEMMASEPECQPRPQIAPSMGPVSVLRPPISVQDKSALMMQRISEILASRSPGNQFNDMSSSDIKLTLSSKDGVSISMSVHRQILVAHSRFFAAKLSDRWTRQQQRSASPYIVEIADCDDVEIYIETLRLMYCKDLRKKLMKEDVSRVLGILKVSAAIEFDAGVLSCLEYLEAAPWAEDEEEKVAALLSELRLEGVVAGEVLKRVSVEITAGTEESNENEEVLLKLLHVVLEGKDEKARREMKGLVLKMLRENASQNDLRKESLYSACDGCLELLRLHFLRAAASDLQDVGQIARQADNLHWILDILIDRQIAEDFLKTWASQSELSHAHSKVPVVHRYEVSRVTARLFVGIGKGQLLASKDARCLLLQTWLVPFYDDFGWMRRASKGLDRHLVEDGLSNTILTLPLAWQQEILLAWFDRFLNSGEDCPNIQRGFEVWWRRAFWRRHGKTERPRQLRITTATIENS